From the genome of Candidatus Desulfarcum epimagneticum, one region includes:
- a CDS encoding Class I SAM-dependent methyltransferase gives MFKELKEINSRPAPFECYTADDLWTDPHTSKRMLEYHLNESVDMSSRNKNFIDSSARWMASRFQLSEGAEIADFGCGPGLYAERLAERGAKVTGIDFSENSIRYAKQTADRKNLEIRYARMNYLDFDTTDRFDLIIMIMCDFCALSPGQRKTMLSKFRSLLKPEGALLLDVYSLNSFNRREESATYEFNQLNGFWSPDDYYGFVNTFKYENEKVALDKYTLIEANRKRVVYNWLQYFSEDSLKKEFEENGFRVDALYSDVAGKPLTPDSDEIAIVAVT, from the coding sequence ATGTTTAAGGAACTCAAAGAAATCAATTCCCGCCCCGCGCCTTTTGAATGTTACACAGCGGATGATCTGTGGACAGACCCGCACACATCAAAGCGGATGCTCGAATATCACCTGAACGAATCCGTGGATATGTCGTCCCGGAACAAAAATTTCATCGACTCTTCCGCGCGGTGGATGGCCTCCCGATTCCAGTTGAGTGAAGGCGCCGAAATCGCGGACTTCGGCTGCGGGCCGGGTCTTTACGCGGAAAGACTGGCGGAACGGGGGGCCAAAGTCACCGGCATAGACTTCTCAGAAAATTCAATCCGTTACGCAAAACAGACGGCTGACCGGAAAAACCTTGAAATCCGTTATGCGCGGATGAACTATCTTGATTTCGACACAACGGACCGTTTCGATCTCATCATCATGATCATGTGTGATTTCTGCGCGCTGAGCCCCGGACAGAGAAAAACCATGCTTTCAAAATTCCGCTCACTGCTGAAACCGGAAGGCGCCCTCCTGCTCGATGTGTATTCCCTGAACAGCTTTAACCGGAGAGAAGAATCCGCGACTTATGAGTTCAATCAGTTAAACGGGTTCTGGTCGCCTGACGATTATTACGGCTTTGTCAACACGTTCAAATACGAAAACGAGAAAGTGGCTCTGGATAAATACACCCTGATCGAGGCAAACCGGAAACGCGTGGTTTACAACTGGCTCCAATATTTCAGCGAAGATTCACTGAAAAAAGAATTTGAAGAAAACGGTTTCAGAGTCGACGCGTTGTATTCAGATGTCGCCGGCAAACCCCTGACCCCGGATTCGGACGAAATCGCCATCGTAGCTGTGACATAA
- the fmt gene encoding 10-formyltetrahydrofolate:L-methionyl-tRNA(fMet) N-formyltransferase (Evidence 2a : Function from experimental evidences in other organisms; PubMedId : 1624424, 6379605, 8432722, 8887566, 9086272, 9843487; Product type e : enzyme): MTNESKEKKSRVVFMGSPDFAVPSLRALVKSGHDVVLAVTRPDRKKGRGRKRSGSPVKEAALEMGLSLIQPESAKDPAFVDALQNADPDFLAVVAYGELLPEDALKIPALGAVNVHPSLLPRYRGPAPIQWALINGEKETGVSTMLMSREMDAGDILFSVKTPIGPDDDSATLHDRLARIGADLLVQTLDAMKKKTAVPRPQDHSRATRAPLLKKKDGRVDWEKPARDLESFIQGVTPWPGAFSFCRGKRFKFFKAAALERRLPGPPGAIFISPGAISTDSPDSLCVKTGQGALSILELQPESGKRLLAKDFLKGWKPSPGWAFE; this comes from the coding sequence ATGACAAACGAATCGAAAGAAAAAAAATCCCGGGTCGTGTTTATGGGCTCGCCTGATTTCGCCGTTCCGTCCCTGCGCGCCCTGGTAAAAAGCGGCCATGACGTGGTTCTCGCCGTCACCCGGCCCGACCGAAAAAAAGGCCGGGGACGCAAACGCTCCGGATCGCCGGTGAAGGAGGCGGCCCTTGAAATGGGGCTTTCGCTCATCCAGCCGGAGTCCGCCAAAGACCCGGCCTTTGTGGACGCGCTCCAAAACGCCGACCCCGATTTTCTGGCGGTGGTGGCCTACGGGGAGCTGCTTCCCGAAGACGCGCTCAAAATCCCGGCCCTGGGCGCCGTCAACGTCCACCCCTCCCTCCTTCCCCGATACCGGGGCCCGGCCCCGATCCAGTGGGCGCTGATCAATGGGGAGAAAGAGACCGGGGTCTCCACCATGCTCATGAGCCGGGAGATGGACGCGGGCGACATCCTTTTTTCCGTCAAAACCCCCATCGGCCCGGACGACGACTCCGCGACCCTCCATGACCGCCTGGCCCGGATCGGCGCGGATCTCCTGGTCCAGACCCTTGACGCGATGAAAAAGAAAACGGCCGTTCCCCGGCCCCAGGACCATTCCCGGGCCACCCGGGCGCCTTTGCTGAAGAAAAAAGACGGCCGCGTGGACTGGGAAAAACCCGCCCGGGACCTGGAGTCCTTCATTCAGGGCGTGACACCCTGGCCCGGGGCCTTTTCCTTTTGCCGGGGCAAACGGTTTAAATTTTTCAAAGCCGCCGCCCTTGAGCGGCGCCTGCCGGGTCCGCCGGGCGCCATTTTCATTTCCCCGGGCGCTATTTCCACGGATTCGCCCGATTCCCTTTGCGTCAAGACCGGCCAGGGCGCCCTTTCCATTCTGGAGCTCCAGCCGGAATCGGGAAAGCGGCTTTTGGCCAAAGATTTTCTCAAGGGCTGGAAACCCTCTCCCGGGTGGGCCTTTGAGTGA
- the def gene encoding peptide deformylase (Evidence 2a : Function from experimental evidences in other organisms; PubMedId : 10200158, 1624424, 7896716, 8112305, 8432722, 8845003, 9374869, 9565550, 9610360, 9665852, 9846875; Product type e : enzyme) produces MALLDILTYPDPFLAEPAKPLDRVDASARKLIDRMAETMFAAPGVGLAANQVGQDKQIIVYTRPDEEGNISQSFEALVNPVIVSRSGSLTSKKEGCLSVPGFKCDVSRSGQVTVDGLDRRGRPVRIKADGMLAVILQHETDHLSGLLFIDRISALKRSFYKKRLKKKARARA; encoded by the coding sequence ATGGCCCTGCTTGACATTCTCACATACCCGGACCCCTTTCTTGCGGAGCCGGCCAAACCGTTGGACCGGGTGGACGCCTCCGCGCGCAAACTCATCGACCGCATGGCGGAGACCATGTTCGCGGCCCCGGGGGTGGGGCTGGCGGCCAACCAGGTGGGACAGGACAAACAGATCATTGTGTACACCCGGCCTGATGAGGAGGGGAATATCTCCCAGTCTTTCGAGGCCCTGGTCAACCCGGTCATCGTTTCCCGGTCCGGAAGCCTTACGTCCAAAAAAGAGGGCTGTTTAAGCGTTCCGGGCTTTAAATGCGATGTGTCCCGAAGCGGACAGGTAACGGTGGACGGCCTGGACCGGCGGGGCCGGCCCGTCCGGATCAAGGCCGACGGCATGCTCGCCGTCATCCTCCAGCATGAGACGGATCATTTAAGCGGCCTGCTTTTCATCGACCGGATCAGCGCTTTGAAACGCTCTTTTTATAAAAAACGCCTGAAAAAAAAGGCCCGCGCGCGCGCATGA
- a CDS encoding conserved hypothetical protein (Evidence 4 : Unknown function but conserved in other organisms), protein MNPRVRKVSPNPDYTINLTFDNGENKIFDVRPYLDKGIFRELKDLRAFNSVKPMLGSIRWQGGQDFCPDTLYLESISRPLNC, encoded by the coding sequence GTGAATCCAAGAGTCAGAAAAGTCTCGCCTAACCCTGATTACACAATCAACCTGACATTTGATAACGGGGAAAACAAAATATTCGATGTCAGGCCTTACTTAGATAAAGGCATTTTCAGGGAATTAAAGGATTTAAGAGCGTTTAATTCGGTAAAGCCGATGCTTGGAAGCATTCGATGGCAAGGCGGTCAGGATTTTTGTCCCGACACTTTATACTTGGAAAGCATCTCCCGACCGCTTAATTGTTGA
- a CDS encoding Exoribonuclease II — MKPGDTFEFIDKQKITCAAVLKAKDKRVKALTEGNREIKISMGRLSHIGGAVPDPLSGRDKTAAALKEIAAKRNALAETINIPELWEVLNEEGEWVDLKTMTGLCFPDHPSPDHESAVVRAFFSERRHFKFNAHRFLPYSKEEIRRRASEEEKAARREKFIDESARRLRDIQNGQTPADGLPERLAEALKSFCLFGKESDRAADVAAIMKKTGLKNETRVFDILVKTGVWDKNENLDTHRFGVSDSFPPETDALASRTAKAGAFSNAGRQDLTGLSVMTIDGDTTRDFDDALSLEKTGDHIRLGVHISDVGHFIQKGDAIDTEALSRGSSIYMPDQTISMLPKTLSENVCSLKKDLPRPAITIMATLNRSHEIIGHEIFPSVVAVRHQLTYDQADEGVRPETAQMWEIAKTFREKRLADGAVQINLPDLYVRLLPGDEIEIIREDRESPSRMLVSEIMIMANRLMAGFLKDHDLPAVFRSQPGPKERLYQGEDESLFKNWMQRKRLSRFSLSEKPSRHSGLGLDAYVTATSPIRKYYDLATQRQIRSVFGLEAPYSEKEIQTLIHMLEIPMSQVSTLQFKRKRYWLLKRLEKKTGEKLEALVLHKRRDKYQVLLPEYMMECAIPSYGGVSLKPQDMIRVTVQRASASNDTFSAYMS; from the coding sequence ATGAAACCCGGAGACACGTTCGAATTTATCGACAAACAAAAAATCACATGCGCGGCGGTCCTTAAGGCCAAAGACAAACGGGTCAAGGCGCTCACCGAGGGAAATCGGGAAATCAAAATCTCCATGGGCCGCCTGTCCCACATCGGCGGCGCCGTCCCCGATCCCCTTTCCGGAAGGGACAAAACCGCGGCCGCGCTCAAAGAGATCGCCGCAAAACGAAACGCCCTGGCCGAGACAATCAACATCCCGGAATTGTGGGAGGTATTAAACGAAGAAGGGGAATGGGTCGATCTTAAAACCATGACCGGCCTGTGTTTTCCGGACCATCCCTCCCCGGACCATGAGTCCGCCGTCGTCCGGGCCTTTTTTTCTGAACGGCGCCATTTTAAATTCAACGCCCACCGCTTTTTGCCCTATTCCAAAGAGGAGATCCGGCGCCGGGCCTCGGAAGAGGAAAAGGCCGCCCGGCGGGAAAAATTCATTGATGAAAGCGCCCGGCGGCTCCGGGACATCCAAAACGGGCAAACCCCCGCCGACGGCCTCCCCGAACGTCTGGCCGAGGCGCTCAAATCCTTTTGCCTGTTCGGCAAAGAAAGCGACCGCGCCGCCGATGTGGCCGCCATCATGAAAAAAACCGGGCTGAAAAATGAAACCCGCGTGTTTGACATCCTGGTGAAAACAGGCGTCTGGGACAAAAATGAAAACCTGGACACGCATCGATTCGGCGTCTCGGACTCATTCCCTCCGGAAACCGACGCGCTCGCCTCCCGGACCGCCAAGGCCGGGGCCTTTTCAAACGCCGGCAGGCAGGACCTGACCGGGCTGTCCGTCATGACCATTGACGGCGACACCACCCGGGACTTTGACGACGCGCTGAGCCTGGAAAAAACCGGGGACCATATTCGCCTGGGCGTTCACATCTCCGATGTCGGGCATTTCATCCAAAAAGGCGACGCCATCGACACAGAGGCGCTGTCCCGGGGCAGCTCCATCTACATGCCGGACCAGACCATCTCCATGCTCCCCAAAACCCTTTCGGAAAACGTGTGCAGCCTCAAAAAAGACCTCCCCCGCCCGGCCATCACCATCATGGCCACCCTCAACAGATCCCATGAGATCATCGGCCATGAGATTTTCCCCAGCGTGGTGGCGGTGAGACATCAGCTCACCTACGACCAGGCGGACGAAGGCGTCCGGCCGGAGACAGCCCAAATGTGGGAGATCGCCAAAACCTTCCGGGAAAAACGCCTGGCCGACGGCGCGGTCCAGATCAACCTGCCGGACCTTTATGTCCGTCTTCTTCCCGGCGATGAAATTGAAATCATCCGGGAGGACCGGGAAAGCCCATCGCGGATGCTCGTGTCTGAAATCATGATCATGGCCAACCGGCTCATGGCCGGATTCCTCAAAGACCACGACCTCCCCGCCGTGTTCCGGTCCCAGCCCGGCCCCAAAGAGCGGCTCTACCAGGGGGAGGACGAAAGCCTTTTTAAAAACTGGATGCAGCGAAAGCGGCTCTCCCGCTTTTCCTTAAGCGAAAAGCCCTCGCGCCATTCCGGCCTGGGCCTGGACGCCTATGTCACCGCCACCTCGCCCATCCGAAAATACTATGACCTGGCCACCCAAAGGCAAATCCGCTCCGTCTTCGGCCTGGAGGCGCCCTATTCGGAAAAAGAAATCCAAACCCTCATCCACATGCTGGAAATCCCCATGAGCCAGGTGTCCACGCTCCAGTTTAAACGGAAGCGATACTGGCTTTTGAAGCGCCTGGAAAAAAAGACCGGGGAAAAGCTGGAGGCGCTGGTTCTGCACAAAAGGCGCGACAAATACCAGGTCCTTTTGCCCGAATACATGATGGAATGCGCCATCCCCTCGTACGGGGGCGTGTCCTTAAAACCCCAGGATATGATCCGGGTGACCGTCCAGCGCGCCAGCGCCTCCAACGACACGTTTTCGGCTTATATGAGCTGA
- a CDS encoding Riboflavin kinase / FMN adenylyltransferase, producing MRVFEDIESIERPFQNGVVTIGNFDGVHRGHQTLFEKVMKKAALMDGTSIVMTFEPHPSRIITGKKKPPLITSYERKKNLIREAGLDVMICAPFTREFASLTAEAFARDILAKKIGARAVVVGRDYSFGKNREGDIRLLREYSEKFGFEVDTVDWLPIPGEEGGKISSTKIRALISRGKVADAAGLLGRHYQAEGTVRRGRNRGGRLVGFPTANISLKELLCPSAGVYAVFVDLDGVRFQGAANVGVSPTFDDHIFTVEIHILDFDQDIYGREISVSFVEKIRDEKKFPDIPALSEQIEKDAARAREILSAASDQ from the coding sequence ATGCGGGTTTTTGAAGACATTGAATCCATTGAGCGTCCCTTTCAAAACGGGGTCGTGACCATCGGCAATTTTGACGGGGTTCACAGGGGGCATCAGACCCTGTTTGAAAAAGTGATGAAAAAGGCCGCCCTTATGGACGGAACCTCCATCGTCATGACCTTTGAGCCCCATCCCTCGCGGATTATCACGGGTAAAAAAAAGCCCCCGCTGATCACCTCCTATGAGCGGAAAAAAAACCTGATCCGCGAAGCGGGCCTGGATGTGATGATCTGCGCGCCGTTCACCCGGGAGTTCGCGTCCCTGACCGCCGAGGCGTTCGCCCGGGATATCCTGGCGAAAAAAATCGGCGCCCGGGCCGTGGTGGTGGGCCGGGACTATTCCTTTGGAAAAAACAGGGAGGGCGACATCCGGCTTCTGCGGGAGTACTCCGAAAAATTCGGATTTGAGGTGGACACGGTGGACTGGCTGCCCATTCCGGGCGAAGAAGGCGGAAAAATCAGCAGCACGAAAATACGCGCCCTGATCTCCCGGGGAAAAGTGGCGGATGCCGCCGGGCTTCTGGGCCGGCATTACCAGGCGGAGGGAACGGTGAGGCGGGGCCGGAACCGGGGCGGCCGGCTGGTGGGCTTTCCCACGGCCAACATCTCCTTAAAAGAGCTTCTGTGCCCCAGCGCCGGGGTGTACGCCGTTTTTGTGGATCTGGACGGGGTCCGTTTCCAGGGCGCGGCCAATGTGGGGGTCAGCCCCACCTTTGACGACCATATCTTCACGGTGGAAATCCATATCCTGGATTTCGACCAGGACATATACGGGCGGGAAATCAGCGTCTCGTTTGTGGAAAAAATTCGGGACGAAAAAAAATTCCCCGACATTCCCGCGCTTTCGGAGCAGATTGAAAAAGACGCGGCCCGGGCCCGGGAGATTTTGTCGGCCGCTTCGGATCAGTGA
- the fhs gene encoding Formate--tetrahydrofolate ligase, translating into MAFNAVDMADWQISEEAEKNMPMPDEWREKLQLEKDEMLPMGRLAKLDFLKIMDRLQNKPDGKYIEVTAITPTPLGEGKSTTSCGLMEGLGKRGKNVGGALRQPSGGPTMNVKGTAAGGGNSLLIPMTEFSLGLTGDINDIMNAHNLAMVAMTSRMQHERNYNDEQLARLTGMRRLDMDPTKVELGWIMDFCAQSLRNIIIGIGGRYDGYTMQSKFGIAVGSECMAILAVIKDLADLRKRLDEITVAFDKSGKPVTTGDLEVGGAMTAFMRNTINPTLMCTAEYNPCMVHAGPFANIAVGQSSIIADRIGLKLFDYHVTESGFAADIGFEKFWNVKCRFSGLKPHVSVLTTTIRALKMHGGGPKVVAGIAMPEEYTKENLELVEKGCENMVHHIKTIRKAGINPVVCVNRFYTDTDAEVAVVKRIAEAAGARCAESKHWELGGDGALEFADAVIDACDEENDFKFLYPLEMKLRDRVETIAKEVYGADGVSWSPEAENKAKMLENDPKYADFATMMVKSHLSLTHDPTLKGVPKGWTLPIRDVLIYSGAKFLCPCAGAISLMPGTGSNPAFRRIDVDTDTGKVSGLF; encoded by the coding sequence ATGGCTTTTAATGCGGTTGACATGGCTGACTGGCAGATTTCGGAAGAGGCCGAAAAGAACATGCCGATGCCGGACGAGTGGCGGGAAAAGCTCCAGCTGGAGAAGGATGAGATGCTTCCCATGGGAAGGCTGGCGAAGCTCGATTTCTTAAAGATCATGGATCGCCTCCAGAACAAGCCGGACGGGAAATACATTGAAGTCACGGCGATCACCCCGACTCCTTTGGGAGAGGGCAAAAGCACCACTTCCTGCGGCCTTATGGAGGGTCTGGGCAAACGCGGGAAAAATGTGGGCGGCGCCTTGAGGCAGCCTTCGGGCGGCCCGACCATGAATGTGAAGGGAACCGCCGCCGGCGGAGGAAATTCCCTGCTGATTCCCATGACCGAGTTTTCCCTGGGGCTCACCGGCGATATCAATGATATCATGAACGCCCACAACCTGGCCATGGTGGCCATGACCTCCCGTATGCAGCATGAGCGCAACTACAACGACGAGCAGCTGGCCAGACTCACCGGCATGCGTCGTCTGGACATGGATCCCACAAAGGTCGAGCTGGGCTGGATCATGGACTTTTGCGCCCAGTCTCTCCGGAACATCATCATCGGCATCGGCGGACGCTACGACGGCTACACCATGCAGTCCAAATTCGGAATCGCCGTGGGAAGCGAGTGCATGGCCATTCTGGCGGTGATCAAAGACCTGGCGGATCTGAGAAAACGCCTGGACGAGATCACGGTGGCCTTTGACAAGAGCGGAAAACCCGTCACCACCGGCGACCTGGAAGTGGGCGGCGCCATGACGGCCTTTATGCGCAACACCATCAACCCCACCCTGATGTGCACGGCGGAATACAACCCCTGTATGGTTCACGCCGGGCCTTTCGCGAATATCGCCGTGGGCCAGTCCTCCATCATCGCGGACCGCATCGGGCTCAAACTTTTTGATTACCATGTCACGGAAAGCGGGTTCGCGGCCGATATCGGCTTTGAAAAATTCTGGAATGTCAAGTGCCGTTTCAGCGGTTTGAAACCCCACGTTTCCGTTCTCACCACCACCATTCGCGCCCTTAAAATGCACGGCGGAGGACCCAAGGTTGTGGCCGGCATCGCCATGCCCGAGGAGTACACCAAGGAGAACCTGGAGCTGGTGGAAAAGGGCTGCGAGAACATGGTCCACCACATCAAAACCATCCGGAAAGCCGGCATCAACCCGGTGGTCTGCGTCAACCGTTTCTACACGGACACGGACGCCGAGGTGGCTGTGGTCAAACGCATCGCCGAAGCCGCCGGAGCCCGCTGCGCGGAATCCAAGCACTGGGAGCTGGGCGGCGACGGGGCGCTGGAATTCGCCGACGCCGTCATCGACGCCTGTGATGAAGAGAATGATTTCAAATTCCTGTATCCCCTGGAGATGAAACTGCGGGACCGCGTTGAGACCATCGCCAAAGAGGTTTACGGAGCGGACGGCGTTTCCTGGAGCCCCGAGGCCGAAAACAAGGCCAAGATGCTGGAAAATGATCCCAAGTACGCCGATTTTGCCACCATGATGGTGAAATCTCACTTGAGCCTGACCCACGATCCCACACTCAAGGGCGTGCCCAAGGGCTGGACCCTTCCCATCCGGGACGTCCTGATTTACTCGGGCGCCAAGTTCCTGTGCCCATGCGCGGGAGCCATCAGCCTGATGCCTGGAACCGGCTCGAACCCGGCCTTCAGGCGCATTGATGTGGACACGGACACCGGAAAGGTCAGCGGCCTGTTCTAA
- a CDS encoding conserved membrane hypothetical protein (Evidence 4 : Unknown function but conserved in other organisms), which yields MKTKIIVSLILGAAVSAGAFFLAFQNVPFDDLFAYMGAIDYIWIAPSIFFLAAAFVMRVVRWRAILESARPLGFWRAFHPTMIAFGLNCLLPARMGEAARPLILLKNEKIPLSTTVASVALERLFDMGFLCLSLALLFFAVDMDPGLDIPFGPYHLTPDLLKDIAFGMMKLTALIFLGMALIIIRRTREMGEALIRFLKRPLDRVFPTLNKKRNRPGPGVLENLGAGFAMIRSFKKISICLAHTFGVWLFSALSFYVMSLGSPGIDLTFPEMAASLIIICFFIALPSVPGFWGIWEAGGVFALSLFGVSKTQAAGFTLANHAVQVFPVIAAGMISAAITGTGILKALASKKESENGPA from the coding sequence ATGAAAACCAAAATCATCGTCTCATTGATCCTGGGCGCCGCCGTGTCGGCGGGCGCTTTTTTCCTGGCGTTTCAAAACGTGCCCTTTGACGATCTGTTCGCCTACATGGGCGCCATCGACTATATCTGGATCGCGCCGTCCATTTTTTTTCTGGCCGCCGCTTTTGTCATGCGGGTCGTCCGGTGGCGGGCCATCCTGGAATCGGCCCGGCCCCTGGGCTTCTGGCGGGCCTTCCACCCCACCATGATCGCCTTTGGCTTAAACTGCCTTCTGCCGGCCCGGATGGGCGAGGCGGCCCGCCCCCTCATTTTGCTGAAAAACGAAAAAATTCCCCTTTCCACCACCGTGGCCTCCGTGGCGCTGGAGCGGCTGTTCGACATGGGATTTTTATGCCTCAGCCTGGCCCTGCTTTTTTTCGCGGTGGACATGGACCCCGGCCTGGACATCCCCTTCGGCCCCTATCACCTGACCCCGGACCTTTTAAAAGACATCGCGTTCGGAATGATGAAACTCACGGCGTTGATTTTTCTCGGAATGGCGCTTATTATAATCAGAAGGACCCGTGAAATGGGAGAGGCCTTGATCCGTTTTTTGAAAAGGCCCCTGGACCGGGTCTTCCCGACTTTAAACAAAAAACGAAACCGTCCGGGACCCGGCGTTCTGGAGAACCTGGGGGCCGGGTTTGCGATGATCCGGTCGTTTAAAAAAATCTCCATCTGCCTGGCCCATACGTTTGGGGTGTGGCTCTTTTCCGCCCTGTCGTTTTACGTCATGTCCCTGGGAAGCCCGGGCATTGATCTGACTTTTCCGGAGATGGCGGCCTCTTTGATCATCATCTGTTTTTTCATCGCCCTGCCCTCGGTTCCGGGCTTCTGGGGCATATGGGAGGCCGGGGGCGTGTTCGCCCTGTCTCTTTTCGGGGTTTCTAAAACCCAGGCCGCCGGTTTTACCCTGGCCAACCACGCGGTTCAGGTTTTCCCGGTCATCGCGGCCGGCATGATTTCCGCCGCCATCACGGGAACCGGCATATTAAAAGCCCTTGCCTCAAAAAAGGAGAGCGAAAATGGCCCTGCTTGA
- a CDS encoding B12-binding domain-containing radical SAM protein gives MRVLLINPSYPISETPSPPLGPAFLAAALEEAGVEVKLLDFVVFPYDKPSLEAELADFAPDMAGLTSVTMNFENAAAVLKDIKAIDPDIKTVMGGPHVTFLARQVLDENPALDFVAVGEGEKTLVELSEAVDSGRIPRDVPGLFYRDGAGIRDSGKREFADLNSLPMPARHLLPLGRYRALGMPVSMTTSRGCPFQCIFCAGRKMVGAKFRRRDPVRVVDELEYLDSLDFHQINIADDLFTANKSHCLAICREITRRNLAPRWTSFARVDTVSPEILDAMKSAGCSAVSFGVESANRDILAAIRKKISIPQVEAAIEMCREAGVIPHVSFVLGLPGETPGTLKETLDFGEKIKKMGASHGFHVLAPFPGTEAREEAGRRYDIEILTSDWSRYDANRAVTRTPLVGPETLNEIIVEWEEKFDEWLGKIKKRRDSGEADEEEAWPLSRLEHTVVIYDMMMKRVLEKNGTWAEENGGFSEKTALEKLEERIRPFLDADPDQLRRTLTFSLEKNYLRFSRENGRVRCRWVDYL, from the coding sequence ATGCGCGTTCTTCTGATCAACCCCAGCTACCCCATTTCGGAAACCCCCTCTCCCCCCCTTGGGCCGGCTTTTCTGGCCGCGGCCCTGGAAGAGGCAGGGGTGGAGGTCAAACTACTTGACTTTGTGGTGTTTCCCTATGACAAACCGTCCCTGGAAGCCGAGCTGGCCGATTTCGCGCCGGACATGGCGGGGCTGACTTCCGTGACCATGAACTTTGAAAACGCCGCCGCTGTTTTGAAGGATATCAAGGCCATTGACCCGGACATCAAGACCGTCATGGGCGGACCCCATGTCACGTTTCTTGCCCGCCAGGTTCTTGACGAAAACCCGGCCCTGGATTTTGTGGCGGTCGGGGAAGGGGAAAAGACCCTTGTGGAGCTGTCTGAGGCCGTGGATTCGGGGCGTATCCCAAGGGATGTGCCCGGGCTTTTTTATCGGGACGGCGCCGGGATACGGGATTCGGGAAAACGGGAATTCGCCGATCTCAATTCCCTGCCCATGCCGGCGCGCCACCTTCTTCCCCTGGGCCGCTACCGGGCGCTGGGCATGCCGGTGAGCATGACCACCAGCCGGGGCTGCCCCTTTCAATGCATTTTCTGCGCGGGGCGAAAAATGGTGGGGGCGAAATTCCGCCGCCGGGACCCGGTTCGGGTGGTGGATGAGCTGGAGTATCTGGACTCCCTGGATTTTCACCAGATCAATATCGCCGATGATCTTTTCACGGCCAACAAATCCCACTGCCTGGCCATATGCCGCGAGATCACGCGCCGAAACCTGGCGCCCAGGTGGACCTCCTTCGCCCGGGTGGACACCGTGTCCCCGGAAATCCTGGACGCCATGAAGTCGGCCGGGTGCTCGGCGGTGAGCTTCGGGGTGGAATCGGCCAACCGGGACATACTGGCGGCCATTCGAAAAAAAATCTCCATCCCCCAGGTGGAGGCGGCCATTGAGATGTGCCGCGAGGCCGGGGTGATTCCCCATGTCTCTTTCGTGCTGGGTCTGCCCGGCGAAACCCCCGGGACTTTGAAAGAAACCCTGGATTTCGGGGAAAAAATCAAAAAAATGGGGGCTTCCCACGGCTTTCACGTCCTGGCGCCGTTCCCGGGAACCGAGGCGCGCGAGGAGGCCGGCCGCCGCTATGACATTGAGATTCTCACCAGCGACTGGTCCCGGTACGACGCCAACCGGGCCGTGACCCGCACCCCTTTGGTCGGCCCTGAAACGCTCAATGAGATCATTGTCGAGTGGGAGGAAAAATTTGACGAGTGGCTGGGCAAAATCAAAAAAAGGCGCGATTCCGGCGAGGCGGACGAAGAGGAGGCCTGGCCCCTGTCCCGGCTGGAGCACACCGTGGTCATCTATGACATGATGATGAAGCGCGTTTTGGAAAAGAATGGGACGTGGGCCGAAGAAAACGGGGGTTTTTCAGAGAAAACGGCCCTTGAAAAACTTGAGGAAAGAATCCGGCCCTTCCTGGACGCGGACCCGGATCAGTTGAGACGAACCCTGACGTTTTCCCTGGAGAAAAATTATCTTCGATTTTCCCGGGAAAACGGGCGGGTCCGGTGCCGCTGGGTGGATTATTTGTGA
- a CDS encoding conserved hypothetical protein (Evidence 4 : Unknown function but conserved in other organisms), protein MSNIRNRKAFFSIPEGKIIDGELKRNKMKLVQAWIEIHKDELMANWELAVNGQDIFKIDPLK, encoded by the coding sequence ATGTCAAATATCAGGAACAGGAAGGCGTTTTTTTCAATTCCCGAAGGAAAAATCATTGACGGAGAATTAAAGAGAAATAAAATGAAGCTTGTTCAGGCGTGGATTGAAATACATAAAGACGAACTGATGGCAAACTGGGAGCTTGCCGTAAACGGTCAGGACATATTTAAAATAGATCCATTAAAATAA